The nucleotide window CCGACCGATAGAGGCCGGCACGGGCGGCCACCAGGACGACGATCTCCGCGGAGGTCGCCGTTTCGGCCGTTGCGATCGCCTGCGCGATCCGTGTCCTGTCGGTCTCGCTGAGCATCCTACCAGTCTCCGGAGGCGCCACCGCCTCCCGATGAGCCACCGCCGCCGGAGAAGCCGCCTCCGCCTCCGCCGAAGCCGCCCGAGACGCCGCCGCTCCATCCGCCCGAGGATGGGCCGGGCAGGATGATGAAACCGCCACCGCTCCGACCGCGGTTCATCCGGTAGACCACGAACAGAATCACCAGAAAGAGGATGATGAAGCCGATGACGTGAGCAGGCTCGGCCTCGTCGCTCCGGATCTTGCCCTTGCGTTGCCACTCTTCGGCATCGCCGGACAGGATCGACAGCATGGCGTCGATCCCGGCCTTGATGCCGCCGCCATAATCGCCCGTCTTGAAGCGCGGGGTGATGGCGGTGGTGATGATGACCTTCGACAAGGCGTCGGTCAGAGCTCCCTCGAGACCGTAGCCCACCTCGATCCGCACCTTGCGGTCGTTCGGGGCCACGAGGAGCAGCGCGCCGTTATTGGTCTTCGTCTGGCCGATGGCCCAGGACCGGAACAACCGGTTTCCGTAATCCTCGATGGTCAGGCCCTGCAGATTCGGGACCGTGGCGACGACGACCTGATCGGAGGTCTTGTCCTCATAGGCCTTCAGCTGTGCTTCCAGCCCGGACTTCTCCTCCGGCTTCAGGATGCCGGCAGCGTCGACGACCCGGCCGCTGAGGGCCGGAAACGCCGGGTCTGCGGCCAGGGCATGGCCGCCCGCAAGAAGGGCGCTGCCCGCCAGGAAGACGACGAAACATGCCAGCAGCGGCGCGAGCACGCTCCATCGAAAGGCCTCGGCACGGGTCACGGACCTAGAACTTCACGGTCGGTGGCTTGTCCGAATTGGGCGTTGCCGAGAACGTCTCCATCGGCTTGGCCTCCGGGTAGAACCACGCGGCGATCCAGCGCCCCGGGATGGTGCGGACCTCGGTATTGTAGGCCTGCACAGCGCCGATGTAATCGCGACGCGCCACCGCGATCCGGTTCTCCGTGCCTTCGAGCTGGGATTGCAGCGCCAGGAAGTTCTGGTTCGACTTGAGGTCGGGATAGCGCTCCACGGTCACGAGAAGACGTCCGAGGGCACCGGAGAGCTGGTTCTGGGCGTCTTGAAATTCCTTGAACTTCTGCGGGTCGGAGACGGTGGAGGCATCGACCTTCACGTTCGACGCCTTGGCGCGGGCTTCGGTGACACCGATGAGAACGTCTTTTTCCTGCTGCGCATAACCCTTCACCGTCTCGACCAGGTTCGGGATGAGGTCCGCCCGGCGCTGGTACTGGTTCTGCACCTCGCTCCAGGAGGATTTCGCGCTCTCCTCGAGGGTCGGTACCCGGTTGATTGCGCCGCAGCCGGACAACGTCGTGGCCAAGGCCACGGCCACGAGTGCGGATCGCATCCGGCGGAGCACCGATGGGCGGGGCGTCCGCTCGAAGGTCGCGGTGGCATCGGGACGCAAGACTGACGACATCGGGGTCTCCTTGTAACCGGACGCGGCATGGCGGAGCCTGCTTTCGCCGCCCGGCGACTTTTTGGCAGATAGGGTCACGGCGTCTCTCGAGAAAGGCCGGCCCGCCGCTCCAACGCGACAAACCTTCACCCACATCCGGCTGCATCCGAAAGCACGACTCTCCCGAAGTCCAGGTTGACAAGCAACCGTGCATGGGTCGCTGTGCCGGCCATGGACGAAGAGTCACCTGCCCCACAGGTCGAGAAACCCAGGGTTTCCATCACCTACTGCACGCAGTGCCAATGGCTCCTGCGCGCGGGCTGGATGGCGCAGGAACTCCTTTCCACCTTCCGTGATGAGATCGGAGAGGTCGCCCTCGTCCCCGGGACCGGCGGCGTGTTCGTGATCGCCTGCGGATCCGAAACGATCTGGGACCGGACGCGGGACGGGGGATTCCCCGACGTGAAGACCTTGAAGCAGCGCGTCCGCGATCGGCTGGCGCCGTCCCGGGACCTCGGTCACATCGATAGGCCATGAACGCCGAGACCAAGAGCGAAAAGAAATCCGGCTCAGACGAGAAGACCGTCGGCGGATGGCAGGGAACAGGACCGGGGCGCATGATCGCGCGCATCCGGCAGCGCGGGTTCTCGACCCAGGTCTACCTGATCGCCCTCGTCGTGGCGTTGATCGGGCCGGGCCTGCTGTTCACGGCGATCCTGCTCGTGCGCTATGCCGGAACCGAACGGGCTCGGTTCGAGCAGGATGCGCGCGAGAACGTCCGCGGCATCGCCCTCTCGATCGACCGCGATACGGCGGGGCTCGTCTCCGTCCTGCAGACACTGGCAACGTCGCCTCGCCTGAAGGATTCGGAGTTCGAGAATTTCGACGCGCAGGCGCGGCTCGTCCGTGAAACCGTCGGACTCGACATCCTTCTGCGTCGGCCCGACGGACAGCAATTGGTGAACACGTCGGTGCCGCGAGGGGCGCCTTTGCCGAGGACCACCCTCCCCTTCGATCGCGAGATCGCGTCGGGCACGCAGCGGGCAATGATCTCCGGCATTCTCTCGGGAAGCATGCCGGATCGTGCGACCTATGCCATCGCCGTCCCGGTCCAGAACGAGGGAGAGGTCGCCTACCTTCTCAGCTTCACAGCGCCGGTGAACAGGCTGCAGGGCATCCTCGGACGGGAATACGTGCAGGGCTGGATGACCGGAGTTTCGGACCGGGATGGACTCGCCCTGGCCCGAATTCCAGACCCGGCATCGATCGTCGGCCGCCCACGTCTGGCGACGCTTCGCCAGCGCCAGGCCGAGACGCCGGGCGTCTGGGAAGGCAAGGATTTCAACATGCGGCCCGTCACGGTGGTGGAGGCGCGCTCCCGCCTCACCGGGTGGACGGTAAGCGCCGTGATTCCGAAGGCGTTGGTGGAGGCGAGGCTGCGCGGCTGGATCTGGGCCTTTACCGGCTTCGGGTTCCTCGTCCTCGCGACGTCGTCGATTCTCGCCATCAACCTCTGGTCCAAGGTGTCGCAGCCGCTTCGCCGTCTCGTGGCGAGCGGGCCGGCTCTCGCCAGAGGTGAAGCGATTCCGCGCATCACTTCGCCGATCCACGAGATCCGCCGTCTCGGCGATGTGTTGGCGGACGCATCCTTGCGTCTGCGAACCCGAAGCGAGGAGCGCGACAGGGCGCTCGCCGAGACGGAGCGCGGCCTCTCTGCACTCCGCGAGAGCGAGGCCCGGTTCCGGCACATGGCGGATTCCGCGCCCGCACTGATCTGGATGACGGATGAATCGGCCGAGATCAGCTTCGCCAACATGCATTTCGATCACCTGTTCGGAAAGCCGGCCAGTGCGCTGGCGTCCGGCGGATGGCAGACGATCGTCCATCCCGACGACCTCCCGGCATTCTCGGCCAAGTTTTCCGACGCCTTCGCCGGTCGTGTTCCGGTGAAGGCGGAGGTGCGGGTGCTGGATCGCGATGGCGAGGTGCGCTGGCTGCGTTGCGAGGGCGTGCCGCGCCTCGACGATACCGGAGCCTTCCTCGGCTATACCGGCTGCAACGTCGACATCACGGATGCCAAGCGCGCGGAGGAGCATCTTCTGCTCCTCATCCACGAACTGAACCACCGCGTGAAGAACACCCTCGCCACCGTGCAATCCATCGCGATCCAGTCCCTGCGCGGTCTCGATACGCCGGAGGCGGCCGCGGCGAAGGCCGCGTTCGAGGCCAGACTCCTGGCACTCGCGCGCGTCCACGACGTGCTGACGCGCGAGAGTTGGGAAGGAGCGGAGCTTGGAAACGTCGTGGCCGACGCCATCGCTCCCCTCGATTCCGCCGGAGCCGCCCAGTCCCGCTTCATCGTGTCCGGGCCGCATCTGCGCCTCCCGCCACGGCTCGCCCTCTCCATCGCCATGGCCCTGCACGAGCTCGGCACAAACGCCGTGAAGTACGGCTCGCTCTCTCAGGAGGGCGGTACGGTGACGATCGCTTGGAGTGTGGAGAGAGGCGCAGAGATACGGCTCCTGCTACGCTGGAGCGAGAGTGGTGGACCTCTGGTGACTCAGCCGACCCGCACCGGGTTCGGCTCCCGACTCATCGAACGCAGCCTCGCTCGTGAACTCGCCGGCGAAGTCCAGCTTCTGTTCGCGGCGAGCGGGGTCGTCTGCTCGATCGAGGCGCCCGTGCCACCACCGACATTGCTGGAGCGCAAGGCCGGGATTATCCCGGCACCGACTGCGCCGCGTCTTCCTCGCTCGGCCTGATACGCCTCGGCCAGCGAAGGGGATCACATGCGAACGCGTTCTCATCGTCACGAATTATAACGATCGCATATGGTGTGCTGGCTGGAATCCTGAGTCGAGATGAGTGCACGGACGTTGGTGTGCAGCATTATAGTTGAATTAAATTTCTATTATTACACCGATTTATCTGTAAAAATGATTAGACCTTACCGATATTTTACATCATTTGCTAGTTGAGGCTATATTTTGGAGATATTAAGTCGATAAAATCCGTTTTATCAAGATATTGGCACTTATCTAGACGTTGGGAAGAATTAAAATCGCAACGAGGTCCTGATAGCGAGATGCATCAGAGGATCGAACTGTCGGCCAATTTTCGACTGTCGAGTCTCAAAAACCCGGTTGCATCGCAAAACATTGACTGACATCGCATCGGGAGAAAAATAGCCATCCCTGCATTCCGGCGCGGCGCAAAAAGCTGTCCGCTAAGGCAGCATTAAGCAATAGGTTCTAAGCCTTTTCCAATCGACGGTTTAGGATCGTAGTTTGATGATTGGCTTTTCCCGCAAGCGTGCCGTCAATGAAACGGTTGCGATGCCTGCCGCGGCTCAGCAGGTCGAGGCCGATGATCTCCGCCTCAGCGCAGCTGTCGAGGCGCTGATGTCGAGCCAAGGAATGGCCGCGGTCGATCTGCCGGACGGAAAGCTCAAATCTTCGCTCGAGCGGTTTCGCAGCCGCGGTGCGGACGACAACCAACGCAACCTGTCCTCCATCGCCTCGATGGCGAAGGAAGCGTCCGAAGCAGCCATCAACATCGGCTGGATGACTTACGATGTCGGCGAAGTCGCGCGTGCCACGCAGACGATCGCCGGAGCCACCGAGGAGATGGCGGCTTCCATCGCCGAAGTCTCGCAGACGTCCGACACGGTCGTCACCGTCGCCCAGGATGCGCTGACCGCCATGAGCGCCTGTATCGGCGACGGGCGAGAGGCCAAGTCCGCCATGCAGGAGATCGATGCCCGCACGTCGCTGATCTCAGACCGCGTCGTGGTGCTGGAGCGCGCCATCGCTCAGATCGAGGTCATGGCGACCGCCATCGCGTCCATCTCAGCCCAGACCAACCTGCTCGCCCTGAATGCGACCATCGAAGCCGCACGTGCGGGCGAAGCCGGGCGCGGCTTCTCGGTCGTCGCCGCCGAGGTCAAGTCGCTCTCCGCCCAGACCGCCAAGTCGACGGGTGAGATCCGCGGCCTTCTCAGCACCCTGACGGCGGAGATGGGGGCCATCTCCGTCGCTGTCGGCGAGAGCCGCAACGCCGTTACCTCCGGCCGCGCGATCGTCGAGCAACTGGAAATGCGGGTCGAGCAGACCAACGAGCGGATCTCCCAGGCGAGCGACCTGAACCAGGCCATCTCGCAGATGCTGTCCCAGCAGCGTTCCGCTACGGCGGAGATCTCGACCAGTGTCCAGAGCATCGCCGGCAAGGCCGCCAAGACCCATGAGGAGATCGACAAGATCACGATCCGCCTCGTGAAGGCGGAGAGCTTCGGTCGCAGTGCTCTCGCTGCGGAGAGCGAGCGCGTCACAGCTTACGGCTTGGTCAGCTTGCCGGCGGATATCGGCATGTGGAAGCGCAAGCTCGCCCGCATCCTCGTCGGACTCGCTCCGGCGGATTCCACCGATGCGACGATGCTCGGCCGCCCTAACCACAGCGTTTGCACCGACCTGAAAAATGGCCCCATGCGCGATCATCCGGCGCTGGGCCGCCTCTCCGCCTCCGAAAAGACGGCTCTCGACGAAGCGGCGAAGATGGTGGCGGCTGTTGCCGCGAATAACTGGGACGTCGGCACGCCGGCTTACCAGGCCGCTGCCGCCGCCATGAAGGAGATGCTCCGCGCCGCCAACGATCTGCTCGACGGCAAGTAGGCCGTCACCGTCAGCCATCGCGGGTGGCATCCTTTTGAATCTTCCGAAACGCGCGGTCGAGCCACTTGTTGCCGACCGCGCGTTTCGTCATGGCTTGGGCCCGTCGCCATGATCGAGCCCGAACCGTCCCCATGACCCGACCGGACGCCTCGCCACCGCCCCGTTTCAACGCCGCCCGCCATTGCCTCGCGGACAACGCAAGGATCCGTCCGGACAAGGTCGCGCTGATTATGGCCGGTGCGGGCGAAGAGGCCCGGCGCCTGACCTTCGCCGAGGCGGACCGAGCCGTGCGCGGCATCGCCGGCGGGCTTCTCGCCCTCGGCTTGAGGCGTGGCGACCGCGTGATGATCCGGATGGGCAACGAGGCGGATTACGTCCTCGTCTATTTCGGTGCGCTCGCAGCCGGCCTCGTGGCGCTGCCCTCATCGCCGCAGCTCACGCCGGCCGAAGCCACGTTCCTGATGGAGAATTCGGGTGCCGCCGCCGTGGTGACCGGTGCGGGCAACCGCCTCGACGTGACGGATGCCGGCGGCCGGATCCTGCTCGGCCCGTCCGACATCGCCGCGATGAAGCGCGCCGACCCGATCGCGGATTACGCCGATACTGCAGCCGACGATCCCGCCACGCTGGTCTACACCTCCGGCACCACCAGCCGGCCGAAGGGCGTCCTCCACGCCCATCGCGCGATCTGGGGGCGGCGGCCGATGCATGCCCACTGGCTCGGCCTGACGGAAGCCGACGTCATGCTACATGCCGGCATCATGAACTGGACCTACACGCTCGGCGTCGGCATCACCGATCCGTGGTCCTGCGGCGCGACCAGCGTGCTCTACGACGGCCCGCGCGATCCCGCCGTGTGGCCCGCCCTCATCGCCCGCCACGGCGCGACACTTTTCGCTGCCGTACCGAGCCTATACCGCCAGATCCTAAAATACGCCGACCTCGCCGCCTTCGATCTCTCAAAGCTGCGCCATGGCTGCACCGCCGGTGAGGCGCTTGCCCCCGAATTGCTGGAGGCTTGGACACGGGCGACCGGCAAGCCGCTCTACGAGGCCCTCGGCATGAGTGAGATCTCGACCTACGTCTCCAGCGGCCCGACCATCCCTGTCCGACCGGGCTCTCCCGGCAAGCCCCAACCCGGGCGCCGGGTCGCGATCCTGCCAGTGGACGAGACGGACGAACAGCTGGCGACGGGAGAGAGGGGTCTCCTCGCGATCCACCGCTCCGAGCCGGGCCTGATGCTCGGCTACTGGAACAGGCCCGATGAGGAAGCGACCGTCATGCGCGGCGAATGGTTCGCTGGTGGTGATCTCGCGAGCCTCGACGAGAACGGGTACCTCTGGTTCCACGGCCGCAACGACGATCTGATGAACGCTCTCGGATACCGGGTCTCTCCCAACGAGGTCGAGGGCGTGGTGAGCTTGCACCCGTCCGTGGCCGAGGTCGGCGTCGCCGAACTGCCCGTCCGGTCCGATCTGACGATCATCGCCGCCTTCGTCGTCCTGAAACCCGGTAAGGAGGCGGACGGATCGTCGATCCTGGCCTGGTGCGGCGAACGGCTCGCCGCCTACAAGTGTCCCCGCGAGATCCGCTTCCTCGACGCCTTGCCGCGTACCGCGAACGGAAAGGTGCAACGCAAGCGCTTGGCCGAGCAGCCGGTCGTGGCGTGAGTCGGTCAGCGCTCGCGCATCTTGCGGGACATGGCATCCGGCACCGCGCCCTAAGCTTTCGCTTCACATCGGATTTTTCGAGAAAGTGGTATCGGCTGGTCGGGCCGATGCCGTAGAGGCCTCACCATGTCCGCGTTGCCGCTCTCGATCTTCCTCATCGCCTTCAACGAGGCCGACCGGATCGGCGCGACCATCCGCGCCGTGCGCGACCTGACCGACGATCTCGTGGTGGTCGATTCCGGCTCCACCGACGGGACGCAGGCCTTGGCCGCCTCGCTCGGCGCGCGCGTGATCCATCATGCCTGGCCCGGCTATGGCCCCCAAAAGCGCTTCGCGGAGGCCGAGTGCCGTCATGACTGGCTCCTGAACCTCGATGCGGACGAGGTGGTGCCTCCGGACCTGGCGGATTCCATTCGTGCCCTGTTCGCCTCCGGCGAGCCCGCCCATCCGGCCTATCGCATCGCCATCGCCGAGATTTTTCCGGGTGAGACCAAGCCGCACACTTGGGCCTATGCCCTGCACCCGGTGCGCCTCTATCGCAAGGACAGGGGCCGCTACTCGCCCTCCCCCGTCCATGACCGGGTGGAGCTCAATCCCGGTGCGAGCGTCGGACGAGCCAAGGGCGTCATCCACCATTTCTCGGTGCGCTCGCTCGGCGATCAGCTCGACAAGCTCAACCGTTATTCCGACCAGCAGGCGAGCGACCTGGAAGCCCGCGGGGTCACGATCCCGACTTGGCGAATCTTCGTCGAACTGCCGCTGAATTTCCTCAAGGCCTATTTCGGCCGGCGCCATTTCGTGCGCGGCGTCTACGGCTTCCTCACCGCCACGAACTACGCGATTTCCCGCCATCTCAGGGTGGCGAAGCATTATGAACGGCGCACGGCGCTGATTTCCATGCCCTTGCCGTCCATCGAGCCGGCGAAGCGGGTTGACCCGTCCGACGCGAAATTCTAGAGCCACCCCTACGGAGACGTGGCCGAGCGGCTGAAGGCACTCGTTTGCTAAATGAGCATACCCCGAAAGGGGTATCGAGGGTTCGAATCCCTCCGTCTCCGCCATCTACCCCAAGCCGCTGTAAGCCATTGGCAGACAAGTGGCTTTTTCTTTGCCGAAAACACATTTGACCCCGATATGACCCCGACGCTGAAGCGTGTGGAAAACCCTGGTCGATGGGGTCGAGACCGACTCCAGGCACCGTCGCGAATGCGTCGCTGTGCGATTGGCGAAAATGATTCTGGCCACCACACGAATTTGGATCTGTCGCCGCTTCAGTTCAGGGGCCGGAAGGGAGCTCAGACTGCTGGGTGGTGGCGATGCACGGTTTGGGATGCCAACCGGCTGGGTCCCCAGGGGGCTCGCCTATTCTCGGCGGCCGGTCAGAGGTGACGTCCTGCAGCGGAGGCTGACGGGTCCTTAAGGCCTTGCTGACATGATGTGCAGAATGCGACCGGTCATGTGCACGGATGTCTAACCAGGCTTTTTTCGATGCTGTCGCCGACGCGCTTGTCGAGCAGGGCGTCCGCGTCACCTATGACTCCTTGAACGATGCATTCAAAGAGCGTGACCGCGCCTCCGGAGGACGGGGACGTGGGAAATCGGATCGGGATCTCCAACGGCCGTTCGACGACTGGAAGAGGCGTCGTCGGTATCGTCCATACCTCGCTCATCTCGACCTGCCGGATGAGATGGACAAGGCGATTGCGTCCTTCGTTGAAAGGGCCATGAGCGTCGGTCGGCAACATCCCGCACCGAAACCTTCTGCACCGGATGCGAAGCCCGTTGGGCCGGCTGAAGGTGAGCCAACGCTAGGACAGCAGTTCGCCGAGTTCGCGGCCTCGGTGCAGGAGCAGCTGGATGCCCTTGCGGAAAATTATCGCTCTCTGCGAGACCAGGGCATCACGCCCTCTACCCGCCACGTAGATCCGCCCGCACTCAAGGAACCGTCTGCTCGCAAACGTGAAGGCCGTCGACGTGGTCTAGCCGCTGCGATGGGTCGCAAGTTCTGGGATGCCATGATGCAGGACTTTGTGAAGGCGATACGCAAACGCGGCCCCATGACGGCGACCCAGTTGCTTGAAACATTGGATGAAGATGCTCTCGCGATGGCAGAGGCCGCCTTTGAGCCGGTGACGGTCGTCACACTCACCGAAAAGGTCGATTTTCGGGTCA belongs to Methylobacterium sp. 77 and includes:
- a CDS encoding TPM domain-containing protein, which encodes MACFVVFLAGSALLAGGHALAADPAFPALSGRVVDAAGILKPEEKSGLEAQLKAYEDKTSDQVVVATVPNLQGLTIEDYGNRLFRSWAIGQTKTNNGALLLVAPNDRKVRIEVGYGLEGALTDALSKVIITTAITPRFKTGDYGGGIKAGIDAMLSILSGDAEEWQRKGKIRSDEAEPAHVIGFIILFLVILFVVYRMNRGRSGGGFIILPGPSSGGWSGGVSGGFGGGGGGFSGGGGSSGGGGASGDW
- a CDS encoding methyl-accepting chemotaxis protein, translating into MPAAAQQVEADDLRLSAAVEALMSSQGMAAVDLPDGKLKSSLERFRSRGADDNQRNLSSIASMAKEASEAAINIGWMTYDVGEVARATQTIAGATEEMAASIAEVSQTSDTVVTVAQDALTAMSACIGDGREAKSAMQEIDARTSLISDRVVVLERAIAQIEVMATAIASISAQTNLLALNATIEAARAGEAGRGFSVVAAEVKSLSAQTAKSTGEIRGLLSTLTAEMGAISVAVGESRNAVTSGRAIVEQLEMRVEQTNERISQASDLNQAISQMLSQQRSATAEISTSVQSIAGKAAKTHEEIDKITIRLVKAESFGRSALAAESERVTAYGLVSLPADIGMWKRKLARILVGLAPADSTDATMLGRPNHSVCTDLKNGPMRDHPALGRLSASEKTALDEAAKMVAAVAANNWDVGTPAYQAAAAAMKEMLRAANDLLDGK
- a CDS encoding AMP-binding protein, which encodes MTRPDASPPPRFNAARHCLADNARIRPDKVALIMAGAGEEARRLTFAEADRAVRGIAGGLLALGLRRGDRVMIRMGNEADYVLVYFGALAAGLVALPSSPQLTPAEATFLMENSGAAAVVTGAGNRLDVTDAGGRILLGPSDIAAMKRADPIADYADTAADDPATLVYTSGTTSRPKGVLHAHRAIWGRRPMHAHWLGLTEADVMLHAGIMNWTYTLGVGITDPWSCGATSVLYDGPRDPAVWPALIARHGATLFAAVPSLYRQILKYADLAAFDLSKLRHGCTAGEALAPELLEAWTRATGKPLYEALGMSEISTYVSSGPTIPVRPGSPGKPQPGRRVAILPVDETDEQLATGERGLLAIHRSEPGLMLGYWNRPDEEATVMRGEWFAGGDLASLDENGYLWFHGRNDDLMNALGYRVSPNEVEGVVSLHPSVAEVGVAELPVRSDLTIIAAFVVLKPGKEADGSSILAWCGERLAAYKCPREIRFLDALPRTANGKVQRKRLAEQPVVA
- a CDS encoding HWE histidine kinase domain-containing protein → MIARIRQRGFSTQVYLIALVVALIGPGLLFTAILLVRYAGTERARFEQDARENVRGIALSIDRDTAGLVSVLQTLATSPRLKDSEFENFDAQARLVRETVGLDILLRRPDGQQLVNTSVPRGAPLPRTTLPFDREIASGTQRAMISGILSGSMPDRATYAIAVPVQNEGEVAYLLSFTAPVNRLQGILGREYVQGWMTGVSDRDGLALARIPDPASIVGRPRLATLRQRQAETPGVWEGKDFNMRPVTVVEARSRLTGWTVSAVIPKALVEARLRGWIWAFTGFGFLVLATSSILAINLWSKVSQPLRRLVASGPALARGEAIPRITSPIHEIRRLGDVLADASLRLRTRSEERDRALAETERGLSALRESEARFRHMADSAPALIWMTDESAEISFANMHFDHLFGKPASALASGGWQTIVHPDDLPAFSAKFSDAFAGRVPVKAEVRVLDRDGEVRWLRCEGVPRLDDTGAFLGYTGCNVDITDAKRAEEHLLLLIHELNHRVKNTLATVQSIAIQSLRGLDTPEAAAAKAAFEARLLALARVHDVLTRESWEGAELGNVVADAIAPLDSAGAAQSRFIVSGPHLRLPPRLALSIAMALHELGTNAVKYGSLSQEGGTVTIAWSVERGAEIRLLLRWSESGGPLVTQPTRTGFGSRLIERSLARELAGEVQLLFAASGVVCSIEAPVPPPTLLERKAGIIPAPTAPRLPRSA
- a CDS encoding glycosyltransferase family 2 protein, with the translated sequence MSALPLSIFLIAFNEADRIGATIRAVRDLTDDLVVVDSGSTDGTQALAASLGARVIHHAWPGYGPQKRFAEAECRHDWLLNLDADEVVPPDLADSIRALFASGEPAHPAYRIAIAEIFPGETKPHTWAYALHPVRLYRKDRGRYSPSPVHDRVELNPGASVGRAKGVIHHFSVRSLGDQLDKLNRYSDQQASDLEARGVTIPTWRIFVELPLNFLKAYFGRRHFVRGVYGFLTATNYAISRHLRVAKHYERRTALISMPLPSIEPAKRVDPSDAKF
- a CDS encoding SelT/SelW/SelH family protein is translated as MDEESPAPQVEKPRVSITYCTQCQWLLRAGWMAQELLSTFRDEIGEVALVPGTGGVFVIACGSETIWDRTRDGGFPDVKTLKQRVRDRLAPSRDLGHIDRP
- a CDS encoding LemA family protein, which encodes MRSALVAVALATTLSGCGAINRVPTLEESAKSSWSEVQNQYQRRADLIPNLVETVKGYAQQEKDVLIGVTEARAKASNVKVDASTVSDPQKFKEFQDAQNQLSGALGRLLVTVERYPDLKSNQNFLALQSQLEGTENRIAVARRDYIGAVQAYNTEVRTIPGRWIAAWFYPEAKPMETFSATPNSDKPPTVKF